The Falco cherrug isolate bFalChe1 chromosome 20, bFalChe1.pri, whole genome shotgun sequence genomic sequence cccccaaggAAGCCAGGGTCCTCCAATGCCACGCCCACCCGCGACGAAACCCCACCCCTCCCAAGCAACACCCACTGCGCGCCCCTCTAAAAAGGCCTTGCCGCAACAAGCCCcgcccacagcagccccaccCACACCCAGCCCTCAACCACCCACTTCCACAACAGAGCCCCCCCGACTCTGCCAGGGCCTGCCCCTTGAAGCCACGCCCCCCACCAGAGCTCCACctccaccacagcctacccGACCCCCACTCCCAGGCCCCGCCCTACAGTCCCCTCGCCCGCGGCCCCACCCCCCGAGGCCCCGCCCACTCACTGTCGGGCAGGGTGGTGACACGCGGCCCCAGGCAGGCGAAGAAAGGATGAGCCATCGCCTCCGCCGCTGGCATCCGCCGCCGCCCCTCGAACTGCCCCGCCCTCCGCATCAGGCCACGCCCACAAGGGATGGGGTCACGCCCCTCTCTTGTGGGCGTGGCCCCCCAacccctcccacccacccccccaccccatgcagGCAGGGGGGCTCTGCGCAACGGTGGGGGGAGTTGTAGGGGTGAACGATGGGGTGGGGCTTTGGGAGGGGGCGGGGCCCAGGAAGAAGGGGCGGGGCCGgctcctgccccacccccctcacctgcagcagctgccccagcaggtCAGCGCCGTCATGGtccagcctgggggggggggaagggtaTGGTCAGGGATCCCCAACCCATTATGGGGCAAAGCCACCCCATGGGGCACACACGTGCCCCCAGACCCCTGTTATGGGGCAAGGCCACCCCATGGGGCACATACCCCTCTCCCATGGGGTACGTAGCTCCCACTATGGACCAACCCCCCCTCTGCCATGTGGCAACTCCCTCACCCCTCTatggggcagccccccgccaTGCTATggaccaccccccccacccgccccgcTACGGGGCAGCCCCCCATCCATGGGGCAGACCGTGGGGCGTGGTGCAGCAGACCCTCAGGGGGGTACGGGGGGTACTTGTGGGCCCGGAACTCAGCATTGGCCCCGATCCCTGGCCACGTCTCCTCTGTTGGGGTCCctgaggaggggggaggggatCAGGGGAGGACCCCAAAACCCCCCTGGCACCCCCACATGCCACCGGAGTCCCCCAAGCACTCCCTGACCCCTCCACaatccccccagccccaaaaccCCCTTTACTTGCCCCAAATCCTCTTTAATTTCCCCAAAACCTCCCAATTCTTCCCCAAATCACCCAAATTTCCACCCATTCCCCCAAACTTACCCAAAATACCCTGAGTGtaccccaaacccccaaattcCCCACAAACTGGCCCAAAATCTTCCAAACCCTTTCATTTACCTCAAACCCCCTTCAATTCCCCCAAAATCCCCCAATTTCACCCAGATTTacctgaaaaaacccaaatatgccccaacccccccaaattCCTCCAAATCTCACTCAAATCCCCCAAACTGTCCCACATTTACCTGAAAACCCCCAAATTtgccccaacccccccaaatcCTACCCATATCCCCCAAATTCACCCCAGATTTCCTGAACCCCCTGAAATTcgcccccaacccccccaaattCCTCCAAATCTCACTCAAACCCCAGAAATTCACCCAGATTTACCTGATACCCCCCCCAGATTTGCCCCAAACCCCCCCAATCTCACCCAAATCCCCCACATTCAGCCCGGAttccccccacagccccccaggtTTGCCCAGAAGGGCTGCGTTTCGCCCCGTACCAAGGAGACGGAAGATGAAGTGCAGCTGCTCCTCCACAGTGGAGCCGGGGAAGAGCGGCCGCCCCGTCACCATCTCCGAGAAGATGCAGCCCACACCCCTGCGAGGCCCAAGACCCTCGTGCGACAGACCCCCTGCAAAACCCCCTCCGGGGCCCCACAGGAGCCCACAGTCCCCACGCAAGGCCCCTGGGTGGGCTCAGCACCCCCATTCCAAACCTTGTGCACGGCTCCCGTTCCTCCCGCAAGGCCGTTGTGTAAGACCCTTGTGCAAGAGacgcccctgcagcccccctggaGCCACGTAGGAGCCTGCAGTCCCCGTGCAAAGCCCCTGGGCTCCGACCCAGCCCCCGtctgagcccccagccccctgtgcGAAGCCCCCAGCCCTCGTGCACTCACCACATGTCGATCTGGGTAGAGTACTCGGTGGAGCCCAGGAGGATGTCGGGGGGTCGGTACCAGAGCGTCACCACCTCATTAGAGTAGGTCTTCGTCGGGATGGATTTAGCCCGAGCcaggcctggggcagggggaggtgggttatggggggtcctgggggtccctggggcagGTAACTGGGGCCTCAGAAGGGGAAACTGGGGTCCTGGGGGTAATGGGGGGCCCTGGGGCAGGTAACTGGAGTCCTGATGGCACAAGGAACTGGGGTCCCCGAGGGGGTCCCGGGGGGCAATAGgcaatttccaaaataaaagtgGGGACTGTGGGAGGGGTAACTGGGGTCCCTGAAGGGGCAACGGTTGTACCTGAGGGATGGAACTGGGGTTCCCAGAGGGTCCTGGGGGCCACTGAGgtctcggggcggggggggaaatCAGGGGCTGGGGTCCTGGCAGGAGGGAGAACTGGGGACGCAGAAAAGGAAATTGGGGTCCTGGGGGGAGGACGGGGGTCCTGGGGAAGGCAATGGGGGTCCCCAAGAGGGGTAAATGGAGGAAGTCGGGGTAACCCAAGGGTGTCCCTGGGGGAATatggggggctggcaggggagaaTGGGGATTCCTAGGGGTTCAATGAGGATCCCAGGGTGGGGTTTGGGGTCCCGGGGtgggggagggtggggtgggtggtgcAAGAGGGGATTATGAGATTTTGGGGTGCCCCCCCCCGACCAAAGTCAGCAAGCTTGAGGTCCCCACGTCGGCTGAGCAGGAGGTTCTGGGGCTTGAGATCGCGGTGCAGCACCTTGTGCCGGTGGCAGAAGGCCAGGCCCcgcagcagctggaagagaaacagctgcgccccccgcccccaaaaTGGCCCCTTGCACACTCATCGCACGTTCATTGCACACCCATTCGTGCAATCACAACCCCCTCGCACAGATAAAAATCATGTCATGGGGCCCTGAACCCCTTTGCGTCCTCCTCAGAAATGCCAGACACCCTCGCAGGGCCCTTTCCACACCCCTTGCACACTCGTTGCATACCCCTTGCACGCCCATTGCACGCCCCTGACCCCCTCACCCACCCCTTGCACACCCCAGAGGGCCCTCGCATGCCCATCGCACGCACCTTGACGTTGTGCATGCTGATGACGCTGCCACAGTCATCCAGGTACTGCTTGAGGTCCCGGTCCTGAAACAGGGCGAGGCAGGGGGACCCCAAAAAGAGGACGGACGGTTGGGGGGGCCAATAAGGGGATCCCCAGGGGGTTAAGGGCGTGCTGAAggcatttggggggggggggcatggggtcATTTCAGGAGTCCCTGAAGGATTTAGTGGGGCCACAAGGATATCTGGGAGGGCGATGGGTGTCCAGGAGGCATGTGGTGAGACACCGAGATCTGGGGGGGCCATGGGAGTCCATGGGGGGGatctgggaagagctgtgggtGAACTTGGGGCGCCCTGAGGACATTTAGGGAGCCCTGGGGACATTTCAGGAGGGCTATGGGTATCTGGGGAGAAATCTGGGGGTCCCCTGGAAGTTTAGGGGGGGTTCCCTGGAGGGATTTGGGGGGCACTACTAGGGAACTGGAGGGCTCTCAGATTAGTTGGAGGGGCCCCTAGGGAATTTGGGGGTCCCCAGGAGGGACGTAGGAGGGTCCTGGGAGGAATTTGGGAGGGCTGAGGAGGAAATTGGGGGTCTCTTGGGGGGATtttgggggtgcaggggtggtTGAGGGGTCTCAGGAGAAGGTTTGGGGGAGGTCTGGGGTCCTATGGAAAATCTGGGGGTCCTAGGGTGTGTTTTGGGGTGCAGGGGTCCCAGGGAGCGTTTCAGGGTGCTGACCAGGTACTCAAAGACGAGGGTGAGGCACTGGGGCGTGTGGACGATGTCGTGCAGCGTCACCACGTTGGCGTGTTTCAGATCCCGCAGCAGCGAcactgcaggcaggggatggggggggggggggggggggcgggacaCACACAACAGCGGCCTcatcccctgcccccacccaccccccgcctgACCTCagcccacccctcaccccccggCGACCCCCCACGTGTAAGGCCAAGCGAGCCCCCTCCCCCGCACCGCCAGCCTGCGAGcgcatgccccccccccccctcagcgCCACCACGGCGTCACCGTGGCGCGGTGGGGCTCACCCTCGCGGATGGCCGTGCACGGGGCGCCCTCCTCGTGCTCCAGGCGAATCTCCTTCAGGGCCACCAGGTTCTCGGTCAGCTTGCTGCGGCCCTTGTACACCGTGGCGTAGGTGCCCTGGGCAGGCGGGGACAGCGGGGACGTCAAGGACACGGCGGGGACAGCAGCGGCGTAGGGGCCACGGTGGAGGACAGGGGGGGCGCCCCCAGCCCATACTGGGACAGCTCCTCACCTCTCCCAGTTTGTCCAGTTTGACGTAGGTCTCCAGCTTCCCAAAGCCGATCTCCGACTGGTGGGAGGGGGAAACAAGAACACAGTCACTGGCAaaactgggaggcactggggggaGGTTGTGGCACCACTCCCTCCTACCCCATACATGTCCATATTGGTACGGAACAGTTTATACTGGGGCACAGCAAGGTTCAGGGGACACTGCTGGACGGGTCTGGGAGGAACTGGGAAGTACCAGGAGGCCCCAGGGGGTGATACTGGGCTCTAGCACTGAACAGTAACTTATACCTGTTTATACTAACCCATACTGGTTTGTACTGGTTTATACTGGGACACACCAGGCAAACAGGGTGCAGGCggtggctgaggggctgcctCCAGAAGggactggggggcactggggtgggTTGCTATTAGTTCCTACTGCTCCATACTGGTTATATCGCTCCGTGACCTGTACTGGTTTGTACCGGTTTATACTGGAACGCACCAGGGAGACACGGCGCAGGCGGCGACTGAGGGGcccgggcagccccagccggtCCAGGCCGCTCTCGGGCAGGCGGGTGTCAGCTGGCAGCGAGAGGCGCTTGTTGATGTCCTGGAGGGACAAGGGGGAGGGCACAAGTGACCCCTGGGGACACCCAAAGCCCCTCAGGACCACCACCCTGCCAAAACCTCCAGTCTCCCCCCCCAGACCCCACCAGGATCTTCCCAAAGCTGCCCAGGACCCCCGCCCAAAGACCCCCCAAATCCCTCCCAAGATCTGGTGTAACCCCCCCGGAAAGCTCCCAAGAACCCCCCAAAGCTCCCCAGGACCCCTCAACCCCCACCCGAGGACCCCTGCAAAGTCCCCCCGAACACCCTCTGTCCCCCCAAAACTCCCCAGGACCCTCCCAAAGTCCCCAGGACCCACCCGGTCCCCCAAACCCCTCCCAAGACCCACTGGATAACCCCCTTAGTACCCAGCAAACCCCCACAGGACTCCCccaacgcccccccccccccaacctctCCAGGACCCCCCCAAAcgcccccccagcacccccccacACCTCGGAGGAGCCGGGGCGAGCTGGGTGCTGGCGCAGGCGCAGGCGGACAGGGGAGGCCACCTCCTCCGAGGATGTCCCCGAGGGGGGGTCGCTCTCCCCATCCGAGCCCATCCGTCCCTCGTCCGCCCCCACCTCtaggagggggggggaggggaaagggggggggggtgggttaGGACACTCCAACCCTCCCACCGCAGGACCCCCCCCAGGTCCCCCCTAATCCCGCTACCTCCAGTGACAAGGGACATGGTGGGGGCATGGGGACATttggggggacacaggggtgACACAGGGACGAGGTGGAGGACAGATGGTGGCACAACAGGACATGAAGACTGGGGACACAGAGCCAGGGGGGAACATGGGGGAACACACCaggggggacacggggacagGTGGTGACACAggaggggacacggggacagGATGCAGAGACAGATGGAGGGATGTGAGGGGGAGACACCTGGGGACAGGTGGGCGGACATGGGGACagatggggacacagggggagCACTGGGGACATCGTGGGGGACAGATGACATGGGAGGGACGTGGGGACATAGCAGGGGCACGTGGGGAGGACAcgggggggacacaggggacagTAGGGAAGCCATGAAGAGAGGgacaccccacagcccccacaggGCTTTTAAAGgggccacacacacacatctggggcgggggtggggggtgtgtgtcttaAAGGGCCAGGCACCCCCAGAAGCCCCACCCCCAATTCTCTTAAAGGGCCAGGCCCCCCAGTGCCTCCTGCTATCAGTTGTCTTAAAGGCCCAAGCACCCTACCAACCCCTGCGGCAGTTGTCTTAAAGGGCCAGACAGCCCCTCAAGTCCCACTCCCCTCTGCCTTAAAAGGCCAGGCACTGCTCCAGCCTCTTAAAGGGCCAGGCACTGCTCCAGCCTCTTAAAGGGCCAGGCACTGCTCCAAGCCCAGCCTCTTCAAGCAGCCAGGGGCCCCATCaacccctgctgcagcccttttAAAGGTACAGGCACCTTTTTAAAGGGCAAGGCACACCCTCCTCTCAGATACAAAGGCAtcgccccccccagcctcttAAAGGGCCAGGCACCTCTCAGGCCTCTAAAAGAGAAGGCTCCTTCCCTCGACCAACACCTCCACCTGCCTTAAAGGGACAAGCATCCTCTTAAAGCATCAGGCACCCCCCAAGCCCTATTCTAGCCCTTTGAGAGACACCATGTGTGTCCCCAGCCAATCCCCACTCCAGCCTCTTAAAGGGGCAGGCACCTCTCCAGCTTCTTGAAGGAGCAGGCATCTTCTTAAAGGGACAGGCACCCACTCCCAGTCCTCTCTCCCCAACACTTTCGAAGAGGCAGGCACCCCACAACCCCTACCCTAACCCTCTCAAAGGGGAAGGCACCCCCTTCTAAATCCCCCGCCTCTTAAAGAGGCAGGCATACCCTCAACCTCCAACCCCAAGCTCTTACAAAAAgccaccccctgctccccaagCCTCTTAAAGGGCCAGGCACCTCTCAACCACTATGCTAGCCCTCTTCAAGGGACAGAACTCCCCATGGtggagggggggcagggagctACCCTTAAAGGGCCTGCACTCACCGCTGTCGCTGCCATGGCCATTGCGGGGCTCCCCTAGGCTCTTTTCGGGGGCGCGCCCCCCCCCGCAGCGTCATCGACAGCTGCCGCTTGATCTTCTTCATCCGGTCCATGGTGGaaccctgggggggggggggggatggcgAATGGACACCTGGGTCCCTCCAGCACACCTGggcccaccccctcccccaaactCCAGAGCTCCCACACACCCCTGTATCCCCCAGAACCGCTGGGGGTCCCCCCCTCAAAGACCTGAGTGCCCCCCAAAACCCCTCACCGTGTCCCCCCCAAACACCTGAGTGTGCCCTCCCGGCCCCCTAGTTCCCCCCAAATGCCTCAGGCCCCCTCCCCTGGACCCTTGGGGCCCCCCAAGCCCCCTAATTCCCCGCAAACTCCTGCTTCCCCCCCGAATGCCTGGGTCCCCCTCCCAGGACCCTTAGCCCCCCCCCCGAAGACCTGAGTCCCCCCCACAGACCCCTCGGTGTCCCCCCCCCAAACGCCTGGGTGTGCCCCCCTCGTACCCCTGGTTCCCCCCAAAGGCCTGGGTCCACCTCCCTGgacccttcctccccccccccccccccaaaagatATGGGTCCCCCAAACCCCCCTGCAAActcctgccccccacccccctccccgggctCCTGGGTCCCCCCCCCGGCTTCTTTCCCCCGGCCACCTGGGTGACACTGGGCGTGGCCAACCAGGGGGTGTGGCCTCCTCAGCCCAggccgccccccccagcccgcctCCACAGAGCGGGGGGGCCCGGGCTGAGGAGGCCCCAGGAGCCCCGCGGCGGGAGCGGGCCTCGGGGGGTTCCCCGTTACCGGCTCAGCGGCGCGGGGCCTCCCAGAAATCCTCGGCCatggcggggccgggcccgaCCCCGCGGGCGGCTCCGatgggggccgggccgggccgggccgggcgggaggcggcTGGAGGCGGCTGGAGGTGGTGGCGCAAGATGGCggcggaggggcggggccgggTGACATGTCGGAATGGGCGGGAAGGGGGCGGAGCCAGGGGAGAACACGCCCCCTCCGCAGGGCGGGGCCGGAGGAGCTCTCCCGGAGGCCTGCGCCCCTTCCCATGACGTCAGTCCCGGCCCGGGCCCCACCCCCTTATGCCTCAGGacaccgccccccgcccccaggaCCCACCCCCTGGGTCGGAGGAGCCCTCCGTGGGGGCGGAGCACCCTAAAAGAGGCTTCGCCCCCTTCCCAGCACGGCAGGGGGCGCAGCCAGGGTTACTCCGAGGTTCCTCCGTGGTTACCCATGGGTTACTCCAGGGTTCCCCTGTGGTTACCCATGGGTTACTCAAGGGTTACCTTGAGCTTCCTCCATGGTTACCCATGGGTTACTCCAGGGTTACAAATAGGATCCTCCAGGGCTACTTTGGTGTTGCTAATAGCATACTCTGCTGCCACTCTGCAGCTACTCCAGCATTAGTAATAGCACGCTCTAGGCTTGCTCAGAGGTTACTCCATAGCTCTTCTGAGGTTACTCAGACATTGCTCTGAGATAGCCCACAGGTTACCCCAAAATTAGTGCTACTCTCACTGGTCACTCTAGGGTTACTGCAAGATTACTCCTGTGCCCCCACACACAGGAGCCTCCCTCACATGCGCTTTCCTCCAGATTTGCACATGCCTTACTCTGGGTTCAAAGGCACGTTACTCCAGGTTTACACTCACCTTACTCTGGAGTCACACACACATTACTCCAGGTTTTGACAACCCTTACTGTGGAGTTACACGTATGTTACTCCAGGTTTCGACAACTCTTACTCCATATTTACATGCACTTGCTCTGGATTTGGCTTACTACAGGTTTACACCATGCTTACTCAACCCTCAGGCACACGGCGCTCTTGGTTTAAACATACATCACTCCAGGTATACTCATGCATGCTTTTACTGCTGTCTTACATGTCTTTACTCGAGCTTTACATGGACATTTCTCCAGGCCTACACAGGCCTCACGCTGGGTGTACACATACTTTGCTCAGGACCCTCAGGGGTGACGTGCCTGAGGCTGTCAGGGGTCAGAGGTCGTTGGCGGGTCCTGGAGACCCTGGAGCTCCCGCaggccctggggggggggggggggggagggtcaCAGATTTATGGGGGAGCAGTGGGACCCCTCACCCTGCCCCAGAGGCCCCAGAGGCCCCAGCACCTGGGGGGACCCCAGGGTCCCAGGGGACccacctccagcaccagccGGATGTGCGCCCGGATCTTGGCCCCATCGCGTGTCAGGGATTCACTGAGCCTGTAGGAGAGAGGCGGGGCTTCAGGAATGGGTGGGGCTTCCTCGTGTGGGTGTGGCATTTGCAGGCACGGCCTGGACAGCCCCAGCGGGGGTGTGGGGGTGACAGCCTTATGTGGTCACAGGGAATGGTGGCAGGGGGTGTGTTCTATGGTGGTGGGGGCATGGCCTGCCCAATAGGGGCATGGCTTAACAGAGGCGTGGCCTCTGCAGGGGTGTGGCTTGCCCGGTCCTGCCATAGAGC encodes the following:
- the CDK16 gene encoding LOW QUALITY PROTEIN: cyclin-dependent kinase 16 (The sequence of the model RefSeq protein was modified relative to this genomic sequence to represent the inferred CDS: deleted 1 base in 1 codon) encodes the protein MDRMKKIKRQLSMTLRGGRAPEKSLGEPRNGHGSDSEVGADEGRMGSDGESDPPSGTSSEEVASPVRLRLRQHPARPGSSEDINKRLSLPADTRLPESGLDRLGLPGPLSRRLRRVSLSEIGFGKLETYVKLDKLGEGTYATVYKGRSKLTENLVALKEIRLEHEEGAPCTAIREVSLLRDLKHANVVTLHDIVHTPQCLTLVFEYLDRDLKQYLDDCGSVISMHNVKLFLFQLLRGLAFCHRHKVLHRDLKPQNLLLSRRGDLKLADFGLARAKSIPTKTYSNEVVTLWYRPPDILLGSTEYSTQIDMWGVGCIFSEMVTGRPLFPGSTVEEQLHFIFRLLGTPTEETWPGIGANAEFRAHKYPPYPPEGLLHHAPRLDHDGADLLGQLLQFEGRRRMPAAEAMAHPFFACLGPRVTTLPDTTSIFALKEIQLQKEPGLRSASLPPPGSSSFRVLDTEF